The Streptococcaceae bacterium ESL0687 genome has a segment encoding these proteins:
- a CDS encoding glycerophosphoryl diester phosphodiesterase yields MYEDKIIFAHRGLPLKAPENTMASFRLLKDYNIKWFETDVTSTSDGELVIIHDDFLDRTTNLHGEVARTSYQDLKNLDAGFWFSQEFKGEKLPRMEDLVDFINDSKINLNLELKGISGPRGNLLADNLVVKLKKLLAQIDPEVKILISSFNSIMLAKMQQIAPEYEYAILFERHTLYPDWQLIADACGAKTVHLENELLTYEMVKEIKDRGYKVNVWTVNDPSRANQLFNWGVDGIFTDQADYFTGRRMEN; encoded by the coding sequence ATGTACGAAGATAAAATAATTTTTGCCCATAGGGGGCTTCCTCTTAAGGCTCCTGAAAATACTATGGCATCTTTTAGGCTATTAAAGGATTATAATATAAAATGGTTTGAAACAGACGTCACATCTACAAGTGACGGTGAACTAGTTATTATCCATGATGATTTTTTAGACCGAACAACAAACCTACATGGTGAGGTAGCAAGGACATCCTATCAGGACCTTAAAAATCTGGATGCAGGCTTTTGGTTTTCCCAAGAATTTAAGGGGGAAAAATTACCCCGGATGGAGGATTTGGTAGATTTTATTAATGACAGTAAAATCAATCTAAACCTTGAACTAAAGGGAATTTCTGGTCCCCGTGGAAACCTTCTGGCTGATAATTTGGTGGTAAAACTTAAAAAACTTTTGGCCCAGATTGATCCTGAGGTTAAGATTTTAATCTCATCCTTTAATTCAATTATGCTGGCCAAGATGCAGCAGATTGCTCCTGAATATGAATACGCCATCCTCTTTGAAAGACATACCTTGTATCCAGACTGGCAACTAATTGCAGATGCCTGCGGCGCAAAAACAGTCCACCTCGAAAATGAACTTCTTACCTATGAAATGGTCAAGGAAATTAAAGATCGTGGTTACAAGGTCAATGTTTGGACGGTAAATGATCCGTCCCGGGCCAACCAACTCTTTAACTGGGGGGTTGATGGTATTTTCACTGATCAGGCCGACTACTTTACAGGAAGAAGAATGGAAAATTAA
- a CDS encoding ribose-phosphate diphosphokinase, with protein sequence MSYSDLKLFALSSNKDLAQKVADNMGIELGKSTVKQFSDGEIQINIEESIRGSHVYILQSTSAPVNDNLMELLIMVDALRRASAETINIVMPYYGYARQDRKARAREPITSKLVADMLQVAGIDRLLTIDLHAAQIQGFFDIPVDHLMGAPLIADYFDRQGLCGDDVVVVSPDHGGVTRARKLAEFLKTPIAIIDKRRPKANVAEVMNIIGSVEGKKCILIDDMIDTAGTITLAADALKQVGATEVYASCTHPVLSGPALERIENSAIKQLVVTDTIYLPEDRKIDKIVEISTSGLLAEAIIRIHEKRPLSPLFEAPHKF encoded by the coding sequence ATGAGTTATTCAGATTTAAAGTTATTTGCCTTAAGTTCAAACAAGGATCTTGCCCAAAAAGTTGCTGACAACATGGGTATTGAGCTTGGAAAATCTACAGTTAAGCAATTTTCTGATGGAGAAATCCAAATCAATATTGAAGAAAGTATTCGTGGTTCACACGTTTACATCCTTCAATCAACTTCAGCACCAGTTAATGACAACCTGATGGAACTTTTAATCATGGTTGATGCCCTAAGACGTGCTAGTGCTGAAACAATCAACATTGTTATGCCTTACTATGGTTATGCTAGACAGGACCGTAAGGCACGTGCGCGTGAGCCAATCACATCTAAACTTGTAGCTGATATGCTTCAAGTAGCTGGGATTGACCGCTTGCTAACAATTGACTTACATGCTGCACAAATTCAAGGTTTCTTTGATATTCCGGTCGACCACCTAATGGGTGCGCCACTTATCGCAGACTACTTTGATCGTCAAGGACTTTGCGGAGATGACGTGGTTGTAGTAAGCCCTGACCACGGGGGAGTGACTCGTGCAAGAAAACTTGCTGAGTTCCTTAAGACTCCAATTGCTATCATCGACAAACGTCGTCCTAAGGCAAATGTTGCTGAAGTTATGAACATCATTGGTTCTGTTGAAGGTAAGAAATGTATCCTGATTGATGACATGATTGACACTGCTGGAACAATTACTCTTGCTGCTGACGCCCTTAAACAGGTCGGAGCAACAGAAGTTTATGCATCATGTACTCACCCAGTTCTTTCAGGACCTGCGCTTGAGCGTATCGAAAACTCAGCCATCAAACAATTAGTCGTAACTGATACAATCTATCTACCTGAAGATCGCAAGATTGACAAGATTGTTGAAATTTCAACTTCAGGACTTCTTGCTGAAGCGATTATTCGTATTCACGAGAAACGTCCACTTTCACCACTATTTGAAGCACCACACAAGTTTTAA
- the leuS gene encoding leucine--tRNA ligase: MNYNHQEIEQKWQKYWADNHTFKTGEKPGAKKFYALDMFPYPSGAGLHVGHPEGYTATDILSRYKRAQGYNVLHPMGWDAFGLPAEQYAIDTGNDPAIFTQQNIDTFKGQINSLGFSYDWDREINTTDPNYYKWTQWIFTKLYEEGLAYEAEVPVNWVEELGTAIANEEVLPDGTSERGGYPVVRKPMRQWMLKITAYAERLLEDLDELDWPESIKEMQRNWIGKSTGADVNFKIKGSDRDFTVFTTRPDTLFGATYAVMAPEHALVDQITTPEQAEAVAEYKRIASLKSDLARTDLAKEKTGVFTGAYAINPINGREIPIWIADYVLASYGTGAIMAVPAHDTRDWEFAKQFDLDIIPVLEGGNVEEEAYTEDGIHINSGFLDGLNKEEAINRVNSWLEEEGVGSKKVTYRLRDWLFSRQRYWGEPIPIIHWEDGETTAVPVEELPLVLPKTNDIKPSGTGESPLANITEWVNVEDENGRKGRRETNTMPQWAGSSWYYLRYIDPTNTEALADPEKIKEWLPVDIYIGGAEHAVLHLLYARFWHKFLYDLGVVPTKEPFAKLFNQGMILGTSYRDSRGALVASDKVEKQGDKFIHIETGEELEQGPAKMSKSLKNVINPDDVVREYGADTLRLYEMFMGPLDASIAWSEEGLDGARKFLDRVWRLYVTEDGALRDNIKDENDGSLDKVYNETVKLVGDHLENLKFNTAISQLMIFVNAANKAKVFPLEYAKGFIQLLAPIAPHLSEELWAKLGGTEGISYVAWPTYDESKLVESEIEIVLQVNGKVKTKAVVAKDLSRDELEALALANDEIKANIEGKTVRKVIAVPGKLVNIVAN, translated from the coding sequence ATGAACTACAATCATCAAGAAATTGAGCAGAAGTGGCAAAAGTACTGGGCTGACAACCATACCTTTAAAACTGGTGAAAAACCAGGTGCCAAAAAATTCTATGCCCTAGACATGTTTCCGTACCCATCAGGAGCAGGTCTTCACGTAGGACACCCTGAAGGATATACAGCTACTGACATCCTAAGCCGCTACAAGCGTGCCCAAGGTTATAATGTCCTTCATCCAATGGGTTGGGATGCTTTTGGTCTACCTGCTGAACAATATGCTATTGATACTGGAAATGATCCAGCTATTTTTACCCAACAAAATATTGATACCTTTAAGGGTCAAATCAATTCCCTTGGTTTCTCTTATGACTGGGACCGTGAAATTAATACAACTGATCCAAACTACTACAAGTGGACCCAGTGGATTTTCACAAAACTTTACGAAGAAGGACTTGCCTACGAGGCTGAAGTGCCTGTAAACTGGGTTGAAGAGCTTGGAACAGCTATCGCAAATGAAGAGGTTCTTCCTGATGGAACCAGTGAACGTGGTGGATATCCGGTAGTTAGAAAACCAATGCGCCAGTGGATGCTTAAAATTACAGCCTATGCTGAACGTCTACTTGAAGACCTTGATGAGCTTGACTGGCCTGAGTCAATCAAGGAAATGCAAAGGAACTGGATTGGTAAATCAACTGGAGCTGATGTAAACTTTAAAATCAAGGGCTCAGATCGTGACTTTACAGTCTTTACAACTCGTCCTGATACTCTTTTTGGAGCAACTTATGCTGTAATGGCACCAGAGCATGCCCTGGTTGACCAAATTACAACTCCTGAACAGGCTGAAGCTGTTGCTGAATACAAACGTATTGCATCCCTTAAATCTGACCTTGCCCGTACAGACCTTGCCAAGGAAAAAACTGGGGTCTTCACTGGTGCCTATGCTATTAATCCAATTAATGGTCGTGAAATTCCAATCTGGATTGCTGACTATGTTCTTGCAAGCTACGGAACAGGTGCTATCATGGCCGTTCCTGCTCACGATACTCGTGACTGGGAATTTGCTAAACAATTCGACCTTGATATTATTCCGGTTCTTGAGGGTGGAAATGTTGAAGAAGAAGCTTATACTGAAGATGGTATTCACATCAACTCAGGTTTCCTAGATGGTCTGAACAAGGAAGAAGCCATCAATCGTGTTAATAGCTGGTTAGAGGAAGAGGGAGTAGGATCTAAGAAGGTTACCTACCGCTTACGTGATTGGCTATTTAGCCGCCAGCGTTACTGGGGTGAACCAATTCCAATCATTCACTGGGAAGACGGAGAAACAACAGCTGTTCCAGTTGAAGAGCTCCCACTAGTTCTTCCAAAAACAAATGATATTAAGCCCTCAGGTACTGGTGAAAGCCCCCTAGCAAATATTACTGAATGGGTAAATGTAGAAGACGAAAATGGCCGTAAGGGACGCCGTGAAACTAATACTATGCCTCAGTGGGCTGGTTCAAGTTGGTACTACCTTCGTTACATTGATCCAACAAATACAGAAGCTCTTGCTGATCCTGAAAAAATTAAGGAATGGCTACCAGTAGATATTTATATTGGAGGAGCTGAACATGCCGTGCTTCACCTGCTTTATGCTCGCTTCTGGCACAAGTTCCTTTATGATTTAGGAGTAGTTCCAACTAAGGAACCTTTTGCCAAACTGTTCAACCAAGGTATGATTCTTGGAACAAGCTACCGCGATTCAAGGGGAGCTCTTGTAGCAAGTGATAAGGTTGAAAAACAAGGGGACAAGTTCATTCATATCGAAACTGGTGAGGAGCTTGAACAAGGTCCAGCTAAGATGAGTAAATCGCTTAAGAATGTTATCAACCCTGATGATGTTGTCCGCGAATACGGAGCTGATACCTTAAGACTTTATGAAATGTTCATGGGACCACTTGATGCTTCAATCGCTTGGTCTGAAGAAGGACTGGACGGAGCTCGTAAGTTCCTTGACCGTGTATGGCGTCTTTATGTGACTGAGGACGGAGCTCTTCGTGATAACATTAAGGACGAAAACGATGGAAGCTTGGACAAGGTTTATAATGAAACAGTTAAACTTGTAGGGGATCACCTAGAAAACCTTAAATTTAATACAGCAATCAGCCAGCTAATGATCTTTGTCAATGCAGCTAACAAGGCTAAGGTCTTCCCACTTGAATATGCTAAAGGATTCATCCAACTTCTAGCTCCAATTGCACCTCACCTAAGTGAAGAGCTGTGGGCTAAACTTGGTGGAACTGAAGGAATTTCATACGTTGCCTGGCCAACCTATGATGAATCTAAACTTGTAGAGTCTGAAATTGAAATTGTTCTTCAAGTTAACGGTAAGGTTAAAACTAAAGCCGTTGTTGCTAAAGACTTATCTCGTGATGAACTTGAAGCCCTAGCTCTAGCAAATGATGAGATTAAGGCAAATATTGAAGGTAAAACAGTTAGAAAGGTTATTGCTGTACCTGGAAAACTTGTAAATATTGTTGCCAACTAA
- a CDS encoding 2-hydroxyacid dehydrogenase, whose protein sequence is MLKIACYGVRPNEKPYFEKLNKYNYDLSLIEDLLTHDNIDTTKGQDAVLLRGNCVADKENLEKMKSFGVRYVFTRTVGFNHIDLDAAKELGLLVARVPGYSPNAIAELALTLGMSLLRNVSYTVDRTSQKNFTVTPQMFSREIRNCTVGILGTGKIGLVEAKLYKGLGARVVAYDIYQSDEAKEVVEFLELDELLETSDIVSLHLPYFPGKNDKLVNQDFLAKMKDDAILINTARGELQDNEAILKALQENTLGAFGTDVMPNETSIFFKEFSPENPMLDSLAEQLVDLYPRVLITPHIGSNTDEALKNMIEISFDNFNDVETTGTCPNLI, encoded by the coding sequence ATGTTAAAAATCGCATGTTACGGGGTTCGACCAAATGAAAAACCCTACTTTGAAAAACTCAATAAATATAACTATGATTTAAGTTTAATCGAAGATTTACTGACCCATGATAATATAGATACTACAAAGGGGCAGGACGCCGTTTTACTTCGCGGAAACTGTGTTGCGGACAAGGAAAATCTTGAAAAAATGAAGTCCTTTGGAGTTCGCTATGTCTTCACTAGAACTGTAGGATTTAACCATATTGATCTAGATGCTGCAAAAGAATTGGGACTACTTGTTGCGCGTGTTCCTGGGTATTCTCCAAATGCAATTGCAGAACTTGCCCTAACTCTTGGGATGAGCCTTTTAAGAAATGTTTCTTATACTGTTGACCGTACTTCGCAAAAGAATTTTACAGTAACCCCTCAAATGTTTAGTCGCGAAATCCGCAACTGTACCGTAGGGATTCTTGGAACTGGTAAAATCGGTCTTGTCGAAGCTAAGTTGTACAAAGGTCTTGGAGCACGCGTTGTAGCCTATGATATTTACCAGTCTGATGAAGCTAAAGAGGTTGTTGAATTTTTAGAATTAGATGAACTACTTGAAACAAGTGACATCGTAAGCCTCCATCTTCCTTACTTCCCTGGAAAAAATGATAAATTGGTCAATCAGGACTTCCTAGCTAAGATGAAAGATGACGCCATCCTCATCAATACAGCAAGAGGAGAACTTCAGGATAACGAGGCCATTTTAAAAGCCCTCCAGGAAAATACCTTGGGTGCCTTTGGAACAGACGTTATGCCTAACGAAACAAGCATCTTTTTCAAGGAATTTTCACCAGAAAATCCAATGCTTGATAGCCTAGCTGAACAACTGGTAGACCTATATCCAAGAGTTCTTATTACACCGCACATTGGGTCAAATACGGACGAAGCCCTTAAAAATATGATTGAAATCAGCTTTGATAATTTTAATGATGTTGAAACCACAGGAACTTGTCCAAATCTAATTTAA
- a CDS encoding CopY/TcrY family copper transport repressor: MINTISDAEWDVMRVIWTNGSATVDDVASKIDPSHGWQLSTIKTLLGRLVKKEMLSTQKEGRRYIYSARLSEGEAAREMADELADKICTKQRVQAIAELIKISDFTEADLEILRDALDHKTSEVMVKCNCIFD, encoded by the coding sequence ATGATTAATACAATTAGTGATGCAGAATGGGATGTTATGCGGGTCATTTGGACTAACGGTTCAGCCACTGTTGACGATGTTGCCAGCAAAATTGATCCAAGCCACGGTTGGCAGCTTTCAACCATAAAAACCCTTCTTGGTAGGCTAGTAAAAAAAGAGATGCTTTCCACTCAAAAGGAGGGGCGAAGGTATATCTATTCAGCTAGACTTTCTGAGGGTGAAGCGGCCCGTGAAATGGCAGATGAACTCGCTGATAAAATTTGTACCAAACAAAGGGTGCAGGCTATTGCAGAGTTGATTAAAATTAGTGATTTTACTGAAGCTGATCTCGAAATCCTAAGGGATGCCTTAGATCATAAGACAAGTGAGGTCATGGTTAAATGCAATTGCATTTTTGATTAA
- a CDS encoding YfhO family protein codes for MKKLSEFIKENKLPLLASFFVPAFLLTVIYSIFGIFWDGGTTVLAGDSYHQYVNAHSLYRDIMHSGKGFFYTFTSGLGLNLYSFSSYYLGSFFMPLTYFFTAENMPNALYLFTLLKFGTIGLTAFVSFKNMYKGISSWLILPLSTAYSLMSFSSSQSEIIMWLDVFIWLPLIVWGLHSLMDSGKKKLYFISLTILFIQNYYFGFMMAIFLVGYFLTRSTFNFTRKKFLKNFRDFSLTSILAGISSLITILPMYLDLKINGEALTPITRLFTEKSWYFDFFAKNFLGAFDTTKYGSIPMIYVGLVPLILAILFFLAKSISLKTKFAYLALLIFINLSFHLEALDLLWQGMHAPNMFLHRYSFTLSLLIVLMALESLSRINEFSKRTITYGFIFLATGFSYVLVSERYNFLNKYNIILTIFFLLAYFLLAWAFKERKINTQLLMLTLLFLMIGETGINSYYQIKGLSSEWGYAKKSHYDEQYDKIDPLAKSLDSKTFTRMENLEPDTANDGMKYDYNSLAQFSSVRNRKSSSTLNLLGFKSLGTNLNLRYPNNTLIGDGIFAIKYNITNNLQENKYGFEDTDFDKLKENTLALNPAIFVAGGYEDVELVENEALENQTKMLNQLSGLDLNYFSSQAKGSESISGNISANDTRVTLRKKDSETELSFSYSITAPAKKQLYLKMPNISFSGDKGKDIKLTINDRSYTFNPLNTGAFFNLGYYDTSTPIDFKLTVPNNDNISFDKTQLWALDVENYQKAIEKINSNKTDVKVIKNGLSVDYDAKTSGDLFLTVPYDQGWTAFVDGKKVTIEQAQTGFMKIKAPAGEHTVKLKFLPQGFKLGLVAFILGISTFILYEGSFTSYLLDKYKKKKEGK; via the coding sequence ATGAAAAAATTATCAGAATTTATTAAAGAAAATAAGCTACCACTTCTGGCAAGCTTTTTTGTACCGGCCTTTTTACTTACAGTTATTTATTCAATTTTTGGCATTTTTTGGGACGGGGGAACGACCGTTCTAGCTGGAGATTCTTACCACCAGTATGTTAATGCCCACTCCCTCTATCGGGATATCATGCACTCTGGTAAAGGTTTTTTCTATACCTTTACCAGTGGTCTTGGACTGAATCTCTATTCATTTTCATCCTATTACTTGGGTAGCTTTTTCATGCCCCTGACCTATTTTTTCACGGCGGAAAATATGCCTAATGCCCTCTATCTGTTTACCCTTTTAAAATTTGGGACAATTGGGCTGACAGCTTTTGTAAGCTTTAAAAATATGTATAAAGGCATTTCAAGCTGGCTTATTTTACCCCTATCAACAGCCTACTCCCTCATGAGTTTTTCAAGTAGTCAGAGTGAGATTATCATGTGGCTTGATGTTTTCATCTGGCTGCCACTTATTGTTTGGGGGCTTCACTCCCTCATGGATTCTGGCAAGAAAAAACTCTATTTTATTAGCCTGACCATTCTCTTTATTCAAAATTATTACTTTGGATTTATGATGGCTATTTTTCTGGTAGGATACTTTCTGACCAGATCAACCTTTAATTTTACCAGGAAAAAATTCCTTAAGAATTTTAGGGACTTCTCACTTACATCAATTTTAGCTGGAATCAGCTCCCTGATAACCATTCTTCCCATGTACCTTGACCTTAAAATCAACGGTGAAGCCTTAACCCCCATCACTAGGTTATTTACTGAAAAAAGTTGGTACTTTGATTTCTTTGCTAAAAACTTTCTAGGAGCCTTTGATACCACTAAATATGGTTCAATTCCTATGATTTATGTCGGACTGGTTCCTCTAATCCTTGCCATCTTATTTTTCCTTGCCAAAAGCATCTCGCTTAAGACAAAATTTGCCTATCTAGCTCTTTTGATCTTTATCAATCTAAGCTTCCACTTAGAGGCGCTTGATCTTCTATGGCAGGGGATGCACGCGCCTAATATGTTTTTACACCGCTATTCCTTTACCTTAAGTCTCTTAATTGTTCTTATGGCCCTTGAAAGCTTAAGCAGGATTAATGAATTCAGTAAACGGACAATTACCTACGGGTTTATCTTCTTAGCTACCGGATTTAGCTACGTTCTGGTAAGTGAGCGCTATAACTTTTTAAATAAATACAATATCATCTTAACAATATTCTTCCTACTTGCCTATTTCCTTCTAGCCTGGGCCTTTAAAGAAAGGAAAATTAATACCCAACTTTTAATGCTGACTCTCCTTTTTCTTATGATTGGAGAAACAGGTATTAACAGTTACTACCAAATTAAGGGTCTTTCTAGCGAGTGGGGATACGCTAAAAAATCCCACTATGATGAGCAATACGACAAGATTGATCCCTTGGCAAAAAGTCTCGATTCTAAGACCTTTACCCGGATGGAAAATCTTGAACCTGACACAGCCAATGACGGAATGAAATATGATTACAATTCCCTAGCCCAATTTTCAAGTGTCAGAAATCGTAAATCAAGTAGCACCCTTAATCTGCTTGGATTTAAATCCCTTGGAACAAACTTAAATCTAAGATATCCAAATAATACCCTGATAGGTGACGGAATTTTTGCCATTAAATATAATATCACCAACAACCTACAAGAAAACAAATATGGTTTTGAAGATACCGATTTTGATAAACTAAAGGAAAACACCCTGGCCCTAAATCCTGCTATTTTTGTTGCAGGAGGTTATGAGGACGTTGAATTAGTAGAAAACGAAGCCCTTGAAAATCAAACCAAGATGCTCAACCAGCTCTCAGGCCTGGATCTTAACTATTTCAGCAGTCAAGCTAAAGGAAGCGAGAGCATTTCAGGAAATATCAGTGCAAATGATACCCGGGTTACCCTTAGGAAAAAAGATAGTGAAACGGAGCTATCCTTCTCCTATTCAATCACTGCACCAGCCAAGAAACAACTCTATTTAAAGATGCCTAATATCAGCTTTTCTGGTGATAAGGGCAAGGATATAAAACTTACCATAAACGATAGGTCTTATACCTTTAATCCTTTAAATACTGGTGCTTTCTTCAATCTAGGTTATTATGATACCTCAACACCGATTGACTTTAAGTTAACCGTGCCAAATAATGATAATATCTCCTTTGATAAGACCCAACTTTGGGCCTTGGATGTTGAAAACTATCAAAAGGCCATTGAAAAAATAAATTCTAATAAAACTGATGTCAAGGTCATTAAAAATGGCCTAAGCGTTGACTATGATGCCAAGACTAGCGGTGACTTGTTTCTAACTGTTCCCTATGATCAAGGTTGGACTGCATTTGTTGACGGTAAAAAGGTGACTATCGAGCAGGCCCAAACTGGCTTTATGAAAATTAAGGCTCCTGCTGGTGAACACACAGTCAAATTAAAATTCCTACCTCAAGGATTTAAACTTGGACTTGTGGCTTTCATTCTGGGCATAAGCACCTTTATCCTCTATGAGGGGAGTTTTACCTCTTATCTACTTGATAAATATAAAAAGAAAAAAGAAGGAAAATAA